A stretch of the Halomonas sp. BDJS001 genome encodes the following:
- a CDS encoding branched-chain amino acid ABC transporter permease, which yields MISGSVSGSIYAIGAIGVTLIFSIMRFAHFAHADMMTFGAFMVLLLTTLFPAAGASIGVPTAVLMLPLAILLTAALAVGIDKTFYKPLRAHGVKPIVLVIGSLGVTLILQGLIRLFAGTGGQSLYVDDRKEIFRLTLPFEGARAPIVVTEPQIYLFVITIVAVISLHLFLNRSRLGKAMRAMSDNPELAQASGINTNTIVAVTWVIAGALAAIAGTLLSLDVTFKPDLSFFLLLPIFAAAIVGGVGHPYGAIAGGFVVGFAETLAVFNWNVLLRPFRDSLPTWLELPSNLSFVGTEYKIVVPFFILVAILVWRPTGLFKGKVI from the coding sequence GTGATCTCGGGCAGCGTCAGCGGCTCTATTTATGCCATCGGGGCGATTGGCGTAACGCTGATTTTCAGCATTATGCGCTTTGCCCACTTCGCCCATGCCGACATGATGACCTTCGGCGCCTTTATGGTACTGCTGCTCACCACGCTGTTCCCGGCAGCGGGTGCCAGCATTGGCGTGCCGACCGCGGTTCTGATGCTGCCGCTGGCCATACTGTTGACTGCCGCCCTGGCAGTGGGGATCGACAAAACCTTTTACAAGCCACTACGCGCCCATGGGGTCAAGCCGATCGTGTTGGTAATTGGATCACTGGGGGTCACCTTGATTCTCCAGGGCTTGATCCGCCTGTTTGCGGGCACCGGTGGGCAAAGCCTCTACGTAGATGACCGCAAGGAGATTTTTCGCCTTACCCTTCCCTTTGAGGGCGCCCGCGCGCCGATTGTAGTGACCGAACCGCAAATTTATCTGTTTGTGATTACCATCGTCGCGGTCATCTCGCTACACCTTTTCCTCAATCGTTCGCGGCTAGGCAAAGCCATGCGTGCCATGTCGGATAATCCTGAGCTCGCCCAGGCATCGGGTATTAATACCAATACCATTGTGGCGGTGACCTGGGTGATTGCGGGGGCTTTGGCCGCTATTGCTGGAACACTGCTCTCCCTGGATGTCACCTTCAAGCCCGACTTGAGCTTCTTCCTGCTACTGCCCATTTTCGCTGCCGCCATTGTGGGCGGCGTTGGCCACCCTTACGGCGCCATTGCCGGTGGCTTTGTGGTCGGCTTTGCCGAAACCCTGGCGGTGTTTAACTGGAACGTGCTGCTGCGCCCCTTCCGCGACAGCCTGCCCACCTGGTTAGAGCTACCCTCCAACCTGTCCTTTGTGGGCACCGAGTACAAAATTGTGGTGCCGTTTTTCATTCTTGTGGCCATTCTGGTGTGGCGCCCTACCGGACTCTTTAAAGGCAAGGTGATTTAA
- a CDS encoding ABC transporter ATP-binding protein: MSSTTRPLIDARDVHGGYGGMNILNGVNMTLEADEVGVIVGPNGAGKSTMLKAVFGLLHVNQGEILLNGQPIQNLPPNQLVQRGMGFVPQEKNVFPSLSVQENLEMGAFLKPQNVKRMLAQVYEFFPPLYEKRRQPAGELSGGQRQMVAMGRALMAEPSLLLLDEPTAGLSPLYMNEIFDRVKQINAAGVGILMVEQNAKQALAIADKGFVLAAGQNRFTDTGAALLADPDVAKSFLGG; the protein is encoded by the coding sequence ATGTCATCAACAACCAGGCCATTAATCGACGCACGGGATGTGCACGGCGGCTATGGCGGCATGAATATCCTTAACGGGGTGAACATGACGCTGGAGGCCGATGAGGTCGGTGTGATAGTCGGCCCTAACGGGGCGGGCAAATCCACCATGCTGAAAGCAGTGTTTGGCCTGCTGCATGTCAATCAGGGCGAGATACTGCTTAACGGTCAGCCGATTCAAAACTTACCGCCTAACCAATTGGTACAGCGAGGCATGGGCTTTGTGCCCCAGGAGAAGAACGTTTTCCCCAGCCTTTCGGTGCAGGAAAACCTCGAGATGGGCGCCTTTTTAAAGCCGCAAAACGTCAAGCGTATGCTCGCTCAGGTGTATGAGTTTTTCCCCCCCCTGTATGAAAAGCGCCGCCAGCCCGCCGGCGAGCTCTCCGGGGGGCAGCGCCAGATGGTCGCCATGGGGCGCGCCTTGATGGCCGAGCCCAGCCTGCTATTGCTCGATGAGCCCACCGCGGGGCTCTCGCCGCTTTACATGAATGAAATCTTCGACCGCGTCAAACAGATCAACGCCGCTGGCGTGGGCATTTTGATGGTAGAACAGAACGCCAAACAGGCACTCGCGATAGCCGATAAGGGCTTTGTGCTGGCTGCTGGTCAAAACCGCTTTACCGACACCGGGGCGGCACTGCTCGCCGACCCCGATGTCGCCAAAAGCTTTTTGGGCGGCTAG
- a CDS encoding ABC transporter ATP-binding protein: MTPLIDVQHVNKAFGGLQVINDCSIQVEKGSITGMIGPNGAGKSTLFNLIAGALTPDSGRVLLDGEDITSLSADQRFHRGLLRTFQIAHEFSQMSALENLMMVPPKQAGEDLFSAWLKPGRVRREEAEVRRRALEVIDFVGLHHVRNELAGNLSGGQKKLLELGRTMMTDAKVVLLDEIAAGVNRTLLGDLIGNIERLNREMGYTFLVIEHDMEMIARLCDPVIVLAQGSVMVEGHINDIQNNPEVIEAYFGTDAA, translated from the coding sequence ATGACCCCTCTTATTGATGTACAGCACGTCAACAAAGCGTTCGGCGGCCTGCAGGTGATTAACGACTGCTCCATTCAGGTGGAGAAGGGTTCTATTACCGGCATGATCGGCCCCAACGGCGCGGGAAAATCAACCCTGTTTAACCTGATTGCCGGTGCGTTGACCCCGGACAGCGGCCGTGTCCTGCTTGATGGTGAAGATATCACCTCACTCAGCGCCGACCAGCGCTTTCATCGCGGACTTCTGCGCACTTTTCAGATCGCCCACGAGTTCAGCCAGATGAGTGCGCTGGAAAATCTGATGATGGTGCCGCCCAAGCAAGCCGGTGAAGACCTTTTTAGCGCCTGGTTAAAGCCCGGTAGGGTTCGGCGGGAAGAAGCCGAGGTGCGCCGCCGCGCCCTGGAGGTGATCGACTTTGTCGGCCTGCACCACGTGCGTAATGAGCTAGCGGGCAACTTGTCCGGCGGCCAGAAGAAGCTGCTGGAGCTTGGCCGCACCATGATGACCGACGCCAAGGTGGTGCTCCTTGATGAGATCGCCGCCGGGGTAAACCGCACCCTGTTGGGCGATTTGATCGGCAATATTGAGCGCCTGAACCGCGAGATGGGCTACACCTTTCTGGTCATTGAACACGATATGGAGATGATTGCTCGCCTGTGCGATCCAGTCATTGTGCTGGCTCAGGGCAGCGTGATGGTGGAGGGTCATATCAACGATATCCAGAACAATCCTGAAGTCATCGAGGCCTACTTCGGTACCGATGCCGCTTAA
- a CDS encoding sodium-dependent transporter — MSGHNVWTHKGTFLLAAVGSAVGLGNLWRFPYLTGENGGGAFILVYALTIFAVGIPILIAEIMLGRTSRQSPIMGMRHLTKTHGTSRAWETIGWLGAASAFLILSFYSVIAGWAIHYTWLMLTGSLVGADAQTISTGFDALLAAPGLMTLYHTLFIAASALIVGMGIHKGIESGLRIMMPALFVILLVVLAYGVINGDIGAAASFLFTFNIADLSLEGWLQAMGQSFFTLSLGMGAIMAYGAYMPSDVSLTRTAFAVAIVDTAVAMVAGLAIFALVFGAGLETGQGPGLMFVTLPLAFAEMPFGALVGGVFFILVLGAAISSSISLIEPVAAFLVERFDMTRPQAVTIMVTAAWAMGLLTVVSFNLWAEGTIFHTLFGRTAFDFIELLTNIFMPVGGLLIALFAGWALTQSEVMKELGSSVAWFKVWRFLVRFVAPAAVAFVFLRTLPQVEGYLIPTLGALLIIGAFAASQRWLKKPRQTT, encoded by the coding sequence ATGAGCGGTCATAACGTCTGGACGCATAAAGGCACTTTTCTTCTCGCCGCGGTTGGCTCCGCCGTCGGCTTGGGTAATCTTTGGCGCTTCCCCTACCTCACCGGTGAAAACGGTGGCGGTGCCTTTATACTGGTCTACGCGCTGACGATCTTCGCCGTCGGCATCCCGATTCTGATTGCCGAGATCATGCTGGGTCGCACCAGCCGCCAGAGCCCGATTATGGGCATGCGGCATCTGACCAAAACCCATGGCACCTCACGGGCCTGGGAAACCATCGGCTGGCTCGGCGCCGCCTCGGCGTTTTTGATTTTAAGCTTCTACTCGGTGATCGCCGGCTGGGCAATTCACTACACCTGGCTGATGCTGACCGGCTCACTGGTCGGCGCCGATGCACAGACCATTAGCACTGGCTTTGACGCTCTGCTGGCCGCCCCTGGCCTAATGACCCTCTATCACACCCTTTTCATTGCCGCGTCCGCGCTGATTGTCGGTATGGGTATTCATAAAGGTATCGAATCAGGCCTGCGCATTATGATGCCCGCGCTGTTTGTGATTCTGTTGGTGGTGCTGGCCTACGGCGTGATCAATGGCGATATAGGCGCCGCCGCCAGCTTTCTATTTACCTTTAATATCGCCGACCTCAGCCTCGAGGGCTGGCTACAGGCTATGGGCCAATCATTCTTCACCCTGAGCCTGGGGATGGGGGCCATCATGGCTTACGGCGCCTATATGCCCAGCGATGTATCGCTGACCCGCACCGCCTTTGCTGTGGCTATTGTCGATACCGCCGTGGCCATGGTGGCAGGCCTGGCCATTTTTGCCCTGGTGTTTGGGGCTGGGCTGGAAACCGGGCAAGGACCTGGCCTGATGTTTGTTACCCTTCCGCTAGCATTTGCCGAGATGCCGTTTGGCGCTTTGGTAGGCGGTGTGTTCTTTATCCTGGTTCTGGGCGCCGCTATCAGCTCCTCTATTTCGCTGATCGAACCCGTCGCCGCCTTCCTGGTGGAGCGCTTTGATATGACCCGGCCGCAGGCGGTCACGATCATGGTGACCGCCGCCTGGGCGATGGGCTTACTGACAGTGGTTAGCTTTAACCTCTGGGCCGAAGGAACGATCTTCCACACCCTCTTTGGGCGCACGGCTTTCGACTTTATCGAGCTACTGACCAATATCTTTATGCCGGTAGGCGGTCTGCTCATAGCGCTATTTGCCGGCTGGGCGCTAACCCAGAGCGAAGTGATGAAGGAGTTGGGCAGCAGTGTCGCCTGGTTTAAGGTATGGCGTTTTCTAGTACGCTTTGTGGCGCCTGCTGCCGTAGCCTTTGTGTTTTTACGCACCCTTCCTCAAGTGGAGGGCTACCTTATTCCCACCCTTGGCGCACTGCTCATTATCGGTGCCTTTGCAGCCAGCCAGCGGTGGCTAAAAAAACCACGACAAACAACTTAA
- the typA gene encoding translational GTPase TypA — MQNQQNSSAVNNLRNVAIIAHVDHGKTTLVDKLLSQSGTLDRKAEGQERIMDSNDQEKERGITILAKNTAIQWQDSQGNGYHINIVDTPGHADFGGEVERVMSMVDSVLLLVDAVDGPMPQTRFVTQKAFAQGLRPIVVVNKIDRPGARPDWVIDQIFDLFDNLGASDEQLDFPIIYCSALNGIAGMDPEELADNMDPMFQAIVDIVEPPQVELDGPFQMQISALDYNSYVGVIGLGRIKRGAVKPNQQVSVIGVDGNVRKGKIGQVMTHMGLERVQTNEATAGDIVCITGIDDLSISDTLCDPAKVEALPPLSVDEPTVSMTFQVNDSPFAGKDGKFVTSRNIKDRLDQELIHNVALRVEQGETPEKFKVSGRGELHLSVLIETMRREGFELAVGRPEVIIKEIDGEKQEPYEEVIIDCEEQHQGSIMEELGYRKGEMTNMLPDGKGRVRLDFIIPARGLIGFRGQFLTLTSGTGILTSRFDHYGPLKPEASIERRNGVLVSMVDGKALAYALYALQERGKLIIDHATEVYEGMLIGINNRANDMVVNPTKGKKLDNMRSTGNDENIVLTPPVKFSLEQAIEFLDSDELVEVTPAHIRLRKKLLKETERKRFSKK, encoded by the coding sequence ATGCAAAACCAGCAAAACTCCAGCGCGGTTAATAACCTGCGCAACGTCGCGATCATAGCCCACGTTGACCATGGTAAAACCACACTGGTCGACAAACTCCTGAGCCAGTCCGGCACCCTTGACCGTAAAGCAGAAGGTCAAGAGCGCATCATGGACTCAAACGATCAGGAAAAAGAGCGTGGCATTACCATTTTGGCCAAGAACACGGCCATTCAGTGGCAAGACAGCCAGGGTAACGGTTACCACATCAACATTGTGGATACACCTGGGCACGCCGATTTCGGTGGCGAGGTTGAGCGCGTTATGTCGATGGTCGATTCGGTGCTACTGCTAGTAGACGCCGTTGATGGCCCGATGCCGCAAACCCGCTTTGTGACCCAGAAAGCCTTCGCCCAAGGCCTGCGGCCGATCGTGGTGGTCAACAAAATTGACCGCCCCGGCGCACGTCCTGACTGGGTAATCGACCAGATTTTCGATCTGTTCGACAATCTTGGCGCGTCTGATGAACAGCTCGATTTCCCGATCATCTACTGCTCTGCCCTAAACGGCATTGCCGGTATGGATCCTGAAGAGCTGGCGGACAACATGGATCCCATGTTCCAAGCCATCGTCGATATCGTTGAGCCGCCCCAGGTTGAGCTCGATGGCCCCTTCCAGATGCAGATCTCTGCACTGGATTACAACAGCTACGTAGGCGTTATCGGTCTTGGCCGCATCAAGCGCGGCGCGGTGAAACCGAACCAGCAGGTGTCGGTAATCGGCGTTGACGGCAATGTGCGTAAGGGCAAAATCGGTCAGGTCATGACCCATATGGGCCTTGAGCGCGTGCAGACCAACGAAGCCACCGCGGGCGACATTGTCTGCATCACCGGCATCGATGACCTGTCTATTTCCGATACGCTATGCGATCCAGCCAAGGTCGAAGCCCTGCCGCCGCTGTCCGTCGACGAACCGACCGTTTCAATGACCTTCCAGGTCAACGATTCACCATTCGCCGGTAAAGATGGTAAGTTTGTGACCAGCCGTAATATCAAGGATCGCCTTGATCAAGAGCTGATTCACAACGTGGCACTGCGCGTTGAACAGGGCGAAACCCCTGAGAAGTTCAAGGTTTCCGGGCGTGGCGAACTGCACCTTTCGGTGCTGATCGAAACCATGCGCCGTGAGGGCTTTGAGCTGGCCGTAGGCCGTCCTGAAGTCATCATCAAAGAGATCGACGGTGAGAAGCAGGAGCCCTACGAAGAGGTCATCATCGACTGTGAAGAGCAGCATCAAGGCTCGATCATGGAAGAGCTCGGCTACCGTAAAGGCGAGATGACCAACATGCTGCCGGACGGTAAAGGCCGGGTTCGCCTGGACTTCATCATTCCTGCCCGCGGTTTGATCGGTTTCCGTGGCCAGTTTTTGACCCTGACCTCGGGCACCGGCATCCTGACCAGCCGCTTTGATCACTACGGCCCGCTGAAGCCTGAAGCCTCTATCGAGCGTCGTAACGGCGTACTGGTTTCGATGGTCGACGGCAAAGCCCTTGCCTATGCGCTGTATGCGCTGCAAGAGCGCGGCAAACTGATTATCGATCACGCCACGGAAGTCTACGAAGGTATGCTGATCGGTATCAACAACCGCGCTAACGATATGGTGGTTAACCCCACCAAAGGCAAGAAACTCGACAACATGCGCTCCACCGGTAACGATGAAAACATCGTGCTAACCCCGCCGGTTAAGTTCTCTCTGGAGCAGGCCATCGAGTTCCTCGACTCTGACGAACTTGTCGAAGTCACGCCGGCGCATATCCGTCTGCGCAAAAAGCTGCTGAAAGAGACCGAGCGTAAGCGTTTTAGTAAGAAGTAA
- a CDS encoding biotin--[acetyl-CoA-carboxylase] ligase: protein MTIGNLMRLLSDGEVHSGEQLGETLGISRAAVWKQLKKLEALGVEIVAVKGRGYQLAQRLEPLEGAKIVAQLPAQARHHLARLFVEDQLPSSNEYLRQRFEQGAGHGEVCLVELQTAGRGRRGRVWSTPWGQSLMLSLGWRFESGIAVLEGLSLAVGVVVAQVLERHGVAPKLKWPNDILLSEQGDEPDDELGKLAGILIEVTGDAAGPCEVVIGIGMNLWLPEAQRAAIDQPVAALFERLPDISRNQLASEEVAGLLAMLATFEQDGFGAWRDAWNERHAYAGLPIRVIQGEQVSDAVAGEVDESGNLWVTENGHSRRLAGGEISVRRRL, encoded by the coding sequence ATGACCATCGGCAACCTGATGCGTTTGTTAAGCGATGGCGAGGTTCACTCTGGCGAGCAACTGGGTGAAACGCTGGGTATTTCTCGTGCGGCGGTGTGGAAACAGTTAAAAAAACTGGAAGCACTTGGGGTGGAGATTGTCGCGGTGAAAGGCCGTGGCTACCAGCTGGCGCAACGACTGGAGCCCTTGGAGGGCGCCAAAATCGTTGCACAGTTGCCCGCTCAGGCGCGCCACCACCTTGCGCGGCTGTTTGTTGAAGATCAGTTACCCTCCAGCAATGAGTATCTGCGCCAACGCTTTGAGCAGGGCGCAGGGCATGGCGAAGTGTGTCTGGTTGAGCTGCAGACAGCGGGGCGTGGACGCCGCGGGCGTGTCTGGTCGACGCCTTGGGGGCAGAGCCTAATGCTTTCGCTGGGCTGGCGCTTTGAGTCGGGTATCGCCGTGCTGGAAGGCTTGAGTTTGGCGGTGGGCGTTGTGGTGGCCCAAGTGCTTGAGCGGCATGGTGTGGCGCCGAAGCTTAAGTGGCCAAACGATATTCTGCTCTCTGAGCAGGGGGATGAGCCTGACGATGAGTTAGGCAAGCTGGCCGGTATTCTTATCGAAGTAACTGGGGATGCGGCAGGCCCCTGCGAGGTGGTTATCGGTATTGGTATGAACCTCTGGTTGCCCGAAGCGCAACGAGCCGCTATCGACCAGCCCGTGGCGGCGCTTTTCGAGCGACTGCCGGATATCTCGCGCAATCAGTTGGCTTCAGAGGAGGTGGCAGGTCTGTTGGCCATGCTGGCTACCTTTGAGCAGGATGGTTTTGGCGCCTGGCGTGATGCCTGGAATGAGCGCCACGCCTATGCCGGGCTGCCGATTCGGGTGATTCAGGGAGAGCAGGTCAGCGATGCCGTTGCCGGAGAAGTGGATGAGAGTGGTAACCTCTGGGTTACCGAAAATGGTCACTCGCGACGCCTAGCCGGCGGTGAGATCAGCGTGCGCAGGCGTTTATGA
- a CDS encoding type III pantothenate kinase yields MILDLDIGNTLSKWRLKDAESSEIRSRGAVWTREEWRPGADIPDLDVVEAVRISSVARAAVLEETVALLRRRVRHVHVAHSTQEALGVVNGYEEPGRLGVDRWMGALAGYQLAGGCCAVDCGSAITIDFVLPGGQHLGGFIIPGLRLMKESLKLGTRNVAIDPESEADELLEPGRRTVDAVNHGIYMAAVSAINRIYSEVCDQEGVALPMLLTGGDARVVSRGVQVPHAVWPDMVYGGLEACFPMTFAERAGKMSGAPRVPEPVALEKIRAALAFSMLL; encoded by the coding sequence ATGATTCTGGATCTTGATATCGGCAACACGCTGTCCAAGTGGCGGCTCAAGGATGCCGAGAGTAGCGAGATACGCTCCCGGGGGGCAGTGTGGACCCGGGAAGAGTGGCGTCCAGGGGCCGATATTCCCGATCTTGACGTGGTCGAGGCGGTGCGGATATCCAGCGTTGCCAGGGCGGCAGTACTGGAAGAAACGGTCGCCTTGCTGCGACGCCGGGTGCGCCATGTTCATGTGGCGCACTCTACCCAAGAGGCGCTAGGCGTGGTTAACGGCTACGAAGAGCCGGGGCGTCTGGGTGTTGATCGCTGGATGGGGGCGCTGGCGGGGTATCAGTTAGCGGGCGGTTGCTGTGCGGTGGATTGCGGCAGCGCGATAACGATCGACTTTGTGCTGCCAGGCGGCCAGCACCTGGGTGGCTTTATTATTCCTGGCCTGCGGCTGATGAAAGAGAGTCTGAAGCTTGGCACTCGCAATGTGGCCATTGATCCTGAAAGCGAGGCCGATGAGTTGTTAGAGCCGGGGCGGCGAACCGTTGATGCGGTTAACCACGGTATTTATATGGCCGCCGTCAGTGCCATTAATCGCATTTATAGCGAAGTGTGTGATCAAGAGGGTGTGGCGCTGCCAATGCTGTTGACAGGGGGCGATGCGCGAGTTGTTTCGCGAGGCGTACAGGTGCCCCATGCGGTGTGGCCGGATATGGTTTACGGCGGCTTGGAGGCGTGCTTTCCGATGACCTTCGCCGAGCGAGCGGGTAAAATGTCGGGCGCACCGCGGGTGCCTGAACCTGTGGCGCTAGAAAAGATTCGCGCGGCACTTGCATTCTCCATGCTGCTTTGA
- the secE gene encoding preprotein translocase subunit SecE — protein MKPGSVKHGAEVQQTRHDGLKWAAVVALLVVAVVGNTYFADIGLLYRVLGVVVLCVIAGLIALTTTKGRDLVELARSAKKEIQRVVWPTRPETIQTTAIVLVAVLVVGLMLWLIDTLLGWAMSGVIG, from the coding sequence ATGAAGCCTGGTTCTGTAAAACATGGCGCCGAGGTGCAACAGACGCGCCATGACGGGCTCAAGTGGGCGGCGGTCGTAGCGCTGCTTGTCGTTGCTGTTGTTGGTAATACCTATTTCGCCGATATTGGCCTGCTCTACCGCGTGCTTGGTGTAGTGGTGTTGTGTGTGATTGCGGGTTTGATCGCGCTAACCACTACCAAGGGTCGTGATTTAGTAGAGCTTGCCAGAAGCGCCAAGAAAGAGATTCAGCGCGTTGTATGGCCGACCCGTCCCGAAACCATTCAGACCACCGCCATTGTGTTGGTGGCCGTTCTGGTGGTCGGGCTAATGCTGTGGTTGATCGACACTCTTCTTGGCTGGGCGATGTCCGGCGTCATTGGTTAG
- the nusG gene encoding transcription termination/antitermination protein NusG, which produces MSKRWYVVHAYSGFEKHVMRSLIERVKMYGMEDRFGEILVPTEEVVEMRDGKRRKSERKFYPGYVLVEMEMADETWHLVNETPRVMGFIGGTKEKPAPITSREADAILMRVKDGTDKPRPKTMFEPGQSVRVIDGPFADFNGVVEEVNYEKSRLHVSVLIFGRSTPVELEFSQVEKE; this is translated from the coding sequence ATGTCCAAACGTTGGTACGTCGTTCACGCTTATTCTGGCTTTGAAAAGCATGTCATGCGCTCGTTGATCGAGCGTGTGAAAATGTACGGTATGGAGGATCGCTTTGGCGAGATTCTGGTGCCGACTGAAGAAGTCGTTGAAATGCGTGACGGCAAGCGTCGCAAAAGTGAGCGTAAGTTCTATCCTGGCTATGTGCTGGTCGAGATGGAGATGGCCGACGAAACATGGCACCTCGTCAATGAGACGCCCCGTGTTATGGGCTTCATCGGTGGTACAAAAGAGAAGCCAGCACCGATTACGTCACGCGAAGCAGATGCAATTCTGATGCGCGTTAAAGATGGTACCGATAAGCCGCGGCCCAAGACGATGTTTGAGCCGGGCCAGTCGGTGCGTGTTATTGACGGGCCGTTTGCCGATTTCAACGGCGTCGTCGAGGAAGTGAATTACGAAAAGAGTCGTCTGCATGTCAGTGTGCTGATTTTTGGGCGCTCTACACCTGTTGAGTTGGAGTTTTCTCAGGTTGAGAAAGAGTGA
- the rplA gene encoding 50S ribosomal protein L1, translating into MAKLSKRAKVIREKVDTTKAYSIEEAVALLAELSTVKFKESVDVAINLGVDPRKSDQVVRGATVMPNGTGKDVRVAVFTQGANADAAKEAGADIVGMDDLAEQVKKGVMDFDVVIASPDAMRVVGQLGQILGPRGLMPNPKVGTVTPDVATAVKNAKAGQVRFRTDKNGIIHTTLGKVDFDASAINGNLEALVADLKRLKPSSSKGIYFKKMTLSTTMGPGLTIDHSAFA; encoded by the coding sequence ATGGCTAAACTGTCTAAGCGTGCGAAAGTTATTCGCGAAAAAGTAGACACTACCAAAGCCTACTCTATTGAAGAAGCGGTAGCGCTGCTCGCCGAGCTGTCTACTGTTAAATTCAAAGAGTCCGTTGATGTCGCCATCAACCTGGGCGTTGACCCGCGTAAATCCGACCAGGTGGTGCGAGGCGCTACTGTTATGCCTAACGGCACCGGTAAAGATGTACGCGTTGCTGTCTTTACTCAGGGTGCTAATGCCGATGCCGCTAAAGAAGCTGGCGCCGACATCGTGGGTATGGACGACTTGGCTGAGCAAGTGAAAAAAGGCGTGATGGATTTTGACGTCGTTATCGCTTCGCCCGATGCTATGCGCGTTGTAGGCCAGCTAGGTCAAATTCTAGGCCCGCGTGGCCTGATGCCTAACCCGAAAGTTGGTACCGTAACGCCCGACGTGGCGACCGCGGTTAAAAATGCCAAAGCGGGTCAGGTGCGTTTCCGTACCGACAAGAACGGCATTATCCACACTACCCTGGGTAAAGTGGATTTTGACGCCTCAGCGATTAACGGCAACCTGGAAGCACTGGTTGCTGACCTGAAGCGCCTCAAGCCGAGCTCGTCTAAAGGCATTTACTTCAAAAAAATGACCCTGTCTACTACCATGGGCCCGGGTTTGACAATCGATCACTCTGCTTTCGCGTAA
- the rplJ gene encoding 50S ribosomal protein L10, with protein sequence MPLALEGKKAIVAEVSEAAKGALSVVVADSRGVTVGKMTDLRKQARENGVELRVVRNTLARRALEGTQWECLNDSFVGPTLLAFSTDHPGAAARLFKEFAKTDKNFEVKALAYEGELIPAADIDRLATLPTHDEAIAKLMSVMKEASAGKLVRTLAALRDQKQEAA encoded by the coding sequence GTGCCACTAGCACTTGAAGGCAAGAAAGCGATTGTTGCCGAGGTCAGTGAAGCGGCCAAGGGCGCACTCTCCGTCGTAGTTGCTGATTCTCGCGGCGTTACGGTCGGTAAAATGACCGATCTGCGCAAGCAGGCGCGCGAGAATGGTGTAGAGCTACGTGTTGTACGTAACACGCTGGCTCGCCGCGCTCTCGAGGGCACTCAGTGGGAGTGCTTGAACGATAGCTTCGTTGGTCCTACATTGTTGGCCTTCTCTACTGATCATCCGGGCGCTGCCGCTCGTCTGTTCAAAGAGTTTGCTAAAACGGACAAAAACTTCGAAGTAAAAGCGTTGGCCTACGAAGGTGAGCTGATTCCGGCTGCTGACATCGACCGTCTGGCAACCCTACCGACTCACGACGAAGCAATTGCCAAGTTGATGTCGGTAATGAAAGAAGCCTCCGCTGGCAAGCTGGTTCGTACTCTGGCCGCACTGCGCGACCAGAAGCAAGAAGCCGCCTAA
- the rplL gene encoding 50S ribosomal protein L7/L12, producing the protein MALSKDDIINAVADMTVMEVVELIEAMEEKFGVSAAAAVMAGPAAGGGEAAEEQTEFDVVLTSAGDKKVNVIKAVREITGLGLKEAKGAVDGAPATIKEGMSKDDAEAAKAKLEEAGATVELK; encoded by the coding sequence ATGGCACTGTCTAAAGACGATATCATCAATGCTGTAGCCGACATGACCGTAATGGAAGTTGTCGAGCTGATCGAAGCAATGGAAGAGAAATTCGGCGTTTCTGCCGCTGCTGCTGTGATGGCTGGTCCGGCTGCTGGTGGTGGCGAGGCGGCTGAAGAGCAGACTGAGTTTGACGTTGTTCTGACGTCTGCTGGCGACAAGAAAGTTAACGTGATCAAGGCAGTTCGTGAGATCACCGGCCTTGGCTTGAAAGAAGCTAAAGGTGCTGTTGACGGCGCTCCGGCGACCATCAAAGAAGGCATGTCTAAAGACGACGCTGAAGCAGCTAAAGCCAAGCTGGAAGAAGCGGGCGCAACCGTCGAGCTCAAGTAA